A section of the Campylobacter lanienae NCTC 13004 genome encodes:
- the fmt gene encoding methionyl-tRNA formyltransferase, with translation MKNIVFMGTPSYASRILDEIYKEGFNILAIYTQPDKPVGRSGELTPPDVKKTAINLGLVSIVYQPNSLKDDGVKEHIKSLNPDIIIVAAYGQILPVEILDIAPCVNLHASILPDYRGASPIQSAILDQNRLSGVTAMKMDEGLDSGDILAFSVIDIAKLNSQELFETLSDIAANLTIKILKEYEDIKPIKQFNALSSKCKKIKKDDGLINLQSDKASEIWAKFLAYFGWPGIFTQNGVKILDMEISNLNGEVGKIISVNSDGFVIGAVGNGILIKKIQIAGKKPVDGISYLNGKRIGIGDRVSL, from the coding sequence ATGAAAAATATCGTATTTATGGGAACTCCGAGCTATGCTAGTAGAATTTTGGACGAAATTTATAAAGAGGGATTTAATATATTAGCTATCTACACTCAACCAGACAAACCAGTAGGCAGAAGTGGCGAACTAACCCCGCCCGATGTGAAAAAAACAGCTATAAATTTAGGCCTTGTGAGCATAGTCTATCAGCCAAATTCACTCAAAGATGATGGAGTCAAAGAGCATATAAAATCACTAAATCCAGATATTATAATAGTAGCAGCTTATGGGCAGATTTTACCAGTTGAAATTCTAGATATCGCACCTTGTGTAAATTTGCACGCTTCTATCTTGCCAGATTATCGTGGTGCGTCGCCGATACAATCAGCGATTTTAGACCAAAATAGATTAAGTGGCGTAACGGCTATGAAGATGGATGAGGGGCTAGATAGTGGCGATATATTGGCATTTAGCGTCATTGATATAGCTAAATTAAACTCTCAAGAGTTGTTTGAAACATTAAGTGATATAGCAGCAAATTTAACTATCAAAATCTTAAAAGAATATGAAGACATCAAGCCTATTAAGCAGTTTAACGCTCTTAGCTCAAAGTGTAAAAAGATTAAAAAAGATGATGGATTAATAAATTTACAAAGTGATAAAGCTAGTGAAATTTGGGCTAAATTTTTAGCATATTTTGGTTGGCCGGGTATTTTCACACAAAATGGAGTAAAAATTTTGGATATGGAAATTTCGAATTTAAATGGCGAAGTTGGCAAGATTATAAGCGTAAATAGCGATGGATTTGTGATCGGGGCAGTTGGCAATGGGATATTGATCAAAAAAATTCAAATAGCCGGTAAAAAACCAGTTGATGGAATAAGTTATCTAAATGGCAAAAGGATAGGCATTGGAGATAGAGTATCTTTGTGA
- the proB gene encoding glutamate 5-kinase, with the protein MKRVVIKVGSHVLSDESSINQNRIDNLCKFLSELSDKFEVILVSSGAISAGQTKFNLPRTSVVNKQILSSLGQPYLMEIYSKTLSKYNKLAAQILLTAGDFDSRKITNHAKNVINGLLENKILPIINENDATGISEIVYGDNDRLSSAVAHYFDADLLVILSDIDGYYTADPSLDKSATIRPLVTALSDEELNKTSYTGSKHGTGGITTKLLAADFLMKNGKDMFLASGFDLKVAREFLLNSSQIGGTIFKGKR; encoded by the coding sequence ATGAAAAGAGTGGTGATAAAAGTAGGCTCTCATGTTTTAAGCGATGAGAGCTCAATTAATCAAAATAGGATAGATAATCTTTGTAAATTTCTAAGTGAATTGAGTGATAAATTTGAGGTGATATTAGTTAGTAGTGGGGCTATTAGTGCGGGGCAAACGAAGTTTAATCTACCTAGGACAAGCGTGGTAAATAAGCAAATTTTATCTAGTTTAGGCCAACCATATCTGATGGAAATTTACTCTAAAACATTATCAAAATATAATAAATTAGCAGCTCAAATTCTCCTTACGGCGGGGGATTTTGACTCTAGGAAGATTACAAATCATGCCAAAAATGTTATCAATGGTTTGCTTGAAAATAAAATTTTACCAATTATAAATGAAAACGATGCCACAGGAATTAGCGAGATAGTTTATGGCGATAATGATAGGCTCTCAAGTGCGGTAGCACACTATTTTGACGCTGATTTATTGGTGATATTAAGCGATATAGATGGGTATTACACAGCTGATCCAAGCCTAGATAAGAGCGCAACAATCCGCCCACTAGTCACTGCTTTAAGTGATGAAGAGTTAAATAAAACTAGCTACACAGGTAGCAAGCACGGCACAGGCGGCATCACCACAAAGCTCTTAGCGGCTGATTTTTTGATGAAAAATGGCAAAGATATGTTTTTAGCTAGTGGATTTGATCTAAAAGTAGCTAGAGAATTTCTTTTAAACTCAAGCCAAATCGGCGGGACAATTTTTAAGGGTAAAAGATGA
- the obgE gene encoding GTPase ObgE, giving the protein MFIDSVNFSVSSGKGGAGCASFRREKHVLLGGPDGGDGGNGGDVYFIVDNNTHTLANYKGKRVLKAQNGQPGLPRNMSGKKGENLNLIVPPGTVVYDNDSGDILLDLTIQGQKELFLKGGKGGLGNVHFKTSVNQAPSKAQPGLQGESKNIRLELKLIADVGLVGFPNVGKSTLISSISNAKPQIANYEFTTLTPKLGLVEVDEFSGFVMADIPGIIEGASDGKGLGLQFLKHIERTKILLYMIDLANYRSLKEQFETLKNEVLKFSPNLAKRDYAIALTRLDAAMYSDERIEEFLSEFKFDKKQDIYEYNHQKPFFVLPISSATGEGLKELKFNLLELLNSN; this is encoded by the coding sequence ATGTTTATCGATAGTGTAAATTTTAGTGTAAGTAGCGGCAAGGGTGGCGCTGGGTGCGCTAGTTTTCGCCGTGAAAAGCATGTTTTATTAGGTGGGCCAGATGGCGGCGATGGCGGAAATGGCGGTGATGTATATTTCATAGTTGATAACAACACTCACACCTTAGCTAACTACAAAGGCAAAAGAGTCTTAAAAGCTCAAAATGGCCAACCCGGACTTCCTAGAAATATGAGTGGCAAAAAGGGTGAAAATCTAAATTTAATTGTCCCACCCGGCACCGTAGTATATGATAATGATAGTGGTGATATATTGCTAGATTTGACAATCCAAGGGCAAAAAGAGTTATTTTTAAAAGGTGGAAAAGGCGGACTTGGTAATGTTCATTTCAAAACAAGCGTCAATCAAGCCCCATCAAAAGCCCAGCCAGGACTTCAAGGTGAGAGTAAAAATATCCGTTTAGAGCTAAAACTCATAGCTGATGTTGGATTAGTAGGTTTTCCAAATGTTGGCAAATCCACTTTAATCTCAAGCATATCAAACGCAAAACCACAAATTGCTAATTATGAATTCACAACTCTCACACCCAAATTAGGCCTTGTAGAAGTGGATGAATTTAGTGGATTTGTGATGGCTGATATCCCAGGTATCATAGAGGGTGCTAGCGATGGCAAGGGGCTTGGATTGCAATTTTTAAAGCATATTGAGAGGACAAAAATTTTGCTTTATATGATAGATTTAGCAAATTATCGCTCACTTAAAGAGCAGTTTGAAACTCTTAAAAATGAAGTTTTGAAATTCTCACCAAATCTAGCCAAAAGAGATTACGCCATAGCCCTAACTCGCCTTGATGCGGCGATGTATAGTGATGAGAGGATAGAAGAGTTTTTGAGTGAGTTTAAATTTGATAAAAAACAAGATATTTATGAGTATAATCACCAAAAGCCATTTTTTGTTTTGCCTATTTCTAGCGCTACGGGAGAGGGATTAAAAGAGCTTAAATTTAATCTTTTGGAGCTTTTAAATTCAAATTAA
- the rpmA gene encoding 50S ribosomal protein L27: MAHKKGQGSTQNNRDSIGRRLGVKKFGGEFVRAGNIIIRQRGTATHPGNNVGMGKDHTIFALVDGFVKFERKDKDRKKVSVYPAA; encoded by the coding sequence ATGGCACACAAGAAAGGTCAGGGTTCAACCCAAAATAACCGTGATAGTATAGGTCGCCGCTTAGGTGTTAAAAAATTCGGTGGTGAGTTCGTAAGAGCTGGAAATATCATAATCCGCCAAAGAGGAACGGCTACTCATCCAGGCAATAATGTAGGTATGGGAAAAGATCATACTATATTTGCTTTGGTTGATGGTTTTGTGAAATTCGAAAGAAAAGATAAAGATAGAAAAAAAGTTTCTGTCTATCCAGCTGCATAA
- the rplU gene encoding 50S ribosomal protein L21: MYAIIKHGSKQYKVSEGDFLNLDHFEAEAKSIVEITEVLAVNDGSLKVGAPFVSGAKVVLEVIREGKDKKIVIYKKRRRKDSKLKRGFRREYTRVKVTSIKA, encoded by the coding sequence ATGTATGCGATTATCAAACATGGCTCAAAACAGTATAAAGTTAGCGAAGGCGACTTCCTAAATTTAGATCATTTTGAAGCCGAAGCAAAGTCAATTGTTGAAATCACCGAGGTTTTAGCAGTTAATGATGGCAGTTTAAAGGTAGGTGCGCCGTTTGTGAGTGGTGCAAAAGTTGTTTTAGAAGTTATACGAGAAGGTAAAGATAAAAAAATCGTTATCTACAAAAAACGCAGAAGAAAAGATTCAAAATTAAAACGCGGTTTTAGAAGAGAATACACTCGTGTAAAAGTTACAAGTATAAAAGCCTAA
- a CDS encoding cytochrome-c peroxidase, whose product MKSRLLLSSVLVATSLFAASDADLLKAAKDAGLKALPTTQAQVDEMLKEIGVKPNKFTKAKAELGKKLYFEPRLSKSGIISCNTCHNLGLGGTDGIAAAVGHKWTENPHHLNSPTVYNSVLNTTQFWDGRAMTLVDQAKGPIEAEPEMATPAALAVERIGSLPEYQAEFKKIYKDGITFDNIADAIASFERTLLTPSKFDKFMNGDLKALNKAEKEGLQTFIDKGCVTCHTGVNLGGSMQAFEIAGKYKFANIGDFKGDANGMVKTPTLRNVAETAPYFHNGAIWKLDEAVKEMGSVQLGIEISDAEAKSIINFLNALTGEKPKIVYPQFPISTEATPKPEL is encoded by the coding sequence ATGAAAAGTAGATTACTTTTAAGTTCTGTATTAGTTGCTACATCTTTATTTGCTGCTAGTGATGCTGATCTTTTAAAAGCTGCTAAAGATGCTGGTTTAAAAGCACTTCCAACTACACAAGCCCAAGTAGATGAGATGCTAAAAGAGATAGGCGTAAAACCAAATAAATTTACAAAGGCAAAAGCCGAACTTGGTAAAAAGCTATATTTTGAGCCAAGATTATCAAAAAGCGGTATAATCAGCTGTAATACATGCCACAATCTAGGTCTAGGCGGAACTGATGGTATCGCTGCTGCTGTGGGACACAAATGGACGGAAAATCCGCACCATCTAAATAGCCCAACAGTCTATAACTCAGTGCTAAACACAACACAATTTTGGGATGGTCGTGCTATGACTTTAGTAGATCAAGCCAAAGGCCCGATAGAAGCTGAACCAGAGATGGCTACTCCAGCAGCACTTGCAGTAGAGAGAATAGGCTCACTTCCAGAGTATCAGGCTGAATTTAAAAAAATATATAAAGATGGTATTACATTTGACAATATCGCTGATGCGATCGCAAGTTTTGAAAGAACACTTCTTACTCCATCTAAATTTGATAAATTTATGAATGGCGACTTAAAAGCTCTAAACAAAGCTGAAAAAGAAGGCCTACAAACTTTCATTGACAAAGGTTGTGTTACTTGTCACACAGGTGTAAATCTAGGTGGATCTATGCAAGCATTTGAAATAGCAGGTAAATATAAATTTGCTAATATTGGGGACTTTAAAGGTGATGCAAATGGTATGGTTAAAACTCCAACTCTAAGAAATGTAGCAGAGACTGCTCCATACTTCCATAATGGTGCTATATGGAAACTTGATGAAGCTGTAAAAGAGATGGGAAGCGTCCAATTAGGTATCGAAATCAGCGATGCTGAAGCAAAAAGCATTATTAACTTCTTAAATGCTCTAACAGGCGAAAAACCAAAAATTGTATATCCACAATTCCCTATAAGCACAGAAGCTACTCCAAAACCAGAGCTATAA
- a CDS encoding thiol peroxidase — MKKIFVSSILSSSLLFGALSESEILEIFKGDNSQLKYSIDSRKNIPNTNFEEIKIKISDGKNSVYSALYSDGEYIFPDIIDIKNKFSYLANFENEQNKIALKEAAKSLGKVIKSLPKNSIITIGDDKNKETKYLFTDPDCPFCRQDLELIENKLEKSNLKVILAPVSSHGIPAIKKSIAILNEAKNAKDDATKIAILRKYFSIDTKEPTDISDKKISEFKSQVDRIFATGAVRGVPTLIDAKDLGL; from the coding sequence ATGAAAAAGATATTTGTAAGCTCAATTCTAAGCTCTAGCTTGCTCTTTGGTGCTTTAAGCGAGTCTGAAATTTTAGAGATTTTTAAAGGAGATAATAGCCAATTAAAATACTCAATCGACTCACGCAAAAATATACCAAACACAAATTTCGAAGAGATCAAAATCAAAATAAGCGATGGCAAAAATAGTGTTTATAGCGCACTTTATAGCGATGGAGAGTATATCTTTCCTGATATTATAGATATCAAAAACAAATTTAGCTACCTAGCAAATTTCGAAAACGAACAAAACAAAATAGCTCTAAAAGAGGCCGCAAAATCCCTTGGCAAAGTGATAAAATCACTACCAAAAAATAGCATTATAACAATAGGAGATGATAAAAATAAAGAGACAAAATATCTATTTACAGACCCTGATTGTCCATTTTGTCGTCAGGATTTAGAATTGATAGAAAATAAGCTTGAAAAATCAAATTTAAAAGTCATCCTAGCCCCAGTCTCATCGCATGGAATTCCAGCAATTAAAAAATCTATAGCTATTTTAAACGAAGCCAAAAATGCCAAAGATGATGCCACTAAAATAGCAATTTTAAGAAAATATTTCTCTATAGATACAAAAGAGCCAACAGATATAAGTGATAAGAAAATTAGTGAATTTAAATCTCAAGTAGATAGGATTTTTGCCACTGGTGCTGTGCGTGGAGTGCCTACGCTTATAGATGCTAAGGATTTGGGATTATGA
- the pseF gene encoding pseudaminic acid cytidylyltransferase, whose amino-acid sequence MINNLAIITARGGSKRIPRKNIKEFMGKPMIAYAIQACQNSNIFDEIMVSTDDDEIANIARNLGAKVPFMRSRKNSDDYATTNDVLIEVIGEYKNLGIEPSAICCVYPCVPFLDGGILRDAYDKFISSGADGLTPVVKFSFPIQRAFRIVDGILQYNEPQNATKRSQDLEPMYHDAGMFYFHKTSWLYSNNIIPYIIDESLAQDIDTMDDWNMAQIKFKVKNEL is encoded by the coding sequence ATGATAAATAATCTAGCTATCATCACAGCAAGGGGTGGCTCAAAGCGAATTCCACGCAAAAATATCAAAGAATTTATGGGAAAACCTATGATAGCTTACGCTATACAAGCTTGTCAAAACTCAAATATCTTTGATGAGATTATGGTCTCAACAGATGATGATGAGATTGCTAATATAGCTCGAAATTTAGGTGCTAAAGTGCCTTTTATGCGCTCAAGAAAAAACTCTGATGATTACGCTACTACTAATGATGTTTTAATAGAGGTGATTGGTGAGTATAAAAATCTTGGGATTGAACCAAGTGCGATATGCTGTGTGTATCCTTGTGTGCCGTTTTTAGATGGTGGTATCTTGCGTGATGCGTATGATAAGTTTATATCTAGCGGTGCTGATGGACTGACGCCGGTGGTGAAATTTAGCTTTCCGATTCAAAGGGCTTTTAGAATTGTAGATGGAATTTTACAATATAATGAACCACAAAACGCCACAAAAAGAAGTCAGGATTTAGAGCCTATGTATCATGATGCGGGAATGTTTTATTTCCATAAAACTTCATGGCTTTATAGCAACAATATAATCCCATATATAATAGATGAATCCCTAGCTCAAGATATCGATACAATGGATGATTGGAATATGGCGCAGATTAAATTTAAGGTCAAAAATGAGTTATAA
- a CDS encoding sugar phosphate isomerase/epimerase family protein has product MSYKIGLKLWSLNENYISPARELFELGVYDYIELYAVPNSLNMISKWKSLAKDCGVKFAIHAPHFSSGLDFSNPNKLNDNLNLCEEVKVYQNELEALYTIFHPGIGGKLKESIRQMKMIKNLKFAIENKPYIVPIDSDNNAFCVGSTYEDIKEILSEVGCDFCLDAGHALCSANYQGLNPYDYITKFNTLKPTIYHISDNDQEAKFDAHLHFGDGSIDIARIVSILRGGEFLAIETIKDSKENLDDFIKDSNYLKDIISNL; this is encoded by the coding sequence ATGAGTTATAAAATTGGTTTAAAACTTTGGAGTTTAAATGAAAATTATATATCACCAGCAAGAGAGCTTTTTGAGCTTGGGGTATATGATTATATCGAGCTTTATGCGGTGCCAAATAGCCTTAATATGATATCAAAATGGAAAAGCCTAGCCAAAGATTGCGGGGTTAAATTCGCCATCCATGCTCCGCATTTTAGCAGTGGGCTTGACTTTTCTAATCCTAATAAACTTAATGATAATTTAAATTTATGCGAAGAGGTGAAAGTATATCAAAATGAGCTTGAAGCCCTATATACCATCTTTCATCCAGGAATTGGTGGCAAACTCAAAGAGAGTATAAGACAGATGAAAATGATCAAGAATCTCAAATTTGCTATAGAAAATAAACCATATATAGTCCCCATAGATAGCGATAACAACGCATTTTGCGTAGGTAGCACATACGAAGATATCAAAGAGATTTTAAGCGAAGTTGGGTGTGATTTTTGTCTTGATGCGGGGCATGCTCTGTGTAGTGCGAACTATCAAGGGTTAAATCCATATGATTATATAACCAAATTCAATACCCTAAAACCTACAATTTATCACATAAGTGACAATGACCAAGAGGCTAAATTTGACGCTCATTTACACTTTGGTGATGGCAGTATCGATATAGCTAGGATTGTATCAATCTTGCGTGGGGGCGAGTTTTTGGCTATTGAGACTATCAAAGATAGTAAAGAAAATTTAGATGATTTTATCAAAGATTCAAATTATTTAAAAGATATTATCTCAAATTTATAA
- the exbB gene encoding TonB-system energizer ExbB, producing MEFLKEYIDYIIFATLGIMAFVACWCVIERVLFLRRVDFDNYSNQTELDNALSYNLTTLYIIYSNAPYVGLLGTVIGIMISFYDMSISATIDVKSVVLGLSLALKATALGLLVAIPSLIAYNYLLRGVNLISSKYQNRIES from the coding sequence ATGGAATTTTTAAAAGAATACATAGATTACATAATCTTTGCTACGCTTGGTATTATGGCGTTTGTAGCTTGCTGGTGCGTTATAGAGAGAGTTCTGTTTTTAAGGCGAGTTGATTTTGATAACTATTCTAATCAAACCGAATTAGATAACGCCCTAAGCTACAATCTCACTACTCTATATATAATCTACTCAAATGCCCCATATGTCGGACTTTTAGGTACTGTTATTGGGATTATGATTAGCTTTTATGATATGAGTATTTCAGCTACTATTGATGTTAAAAGTGTGGTTTTGGGTCTTTCATTAGCGCTTAAAGCAACTGCGCTTGGGCTACTAGTAGCAATTCCTAGCTTGATAGCTTATAACTATCTTTTGCGAGGCGTGAATTTGATATCTAGCAAATATCAAAATAGGATAGAATCTTGA
- the exbD gene encoding TonB system transport protein ExbD: MIKLPKNEGLNIIPFIDIMLVVLAMVLSISTFIASGKIKVDLPSASSAKPLESKEKLTIIIDQDDKFYLDDTQISIDELSNKISITPKDTIVELKSDKEARFDSFVKVIDILKLNHHENFAIITERAQ, translated from the coding sequence TTGATTAAATTACCTAAAAACGAAGGGTTAAATATAATCCCATTTATTGATATTATGCTAGTTGTCTTAGCGATGGTTTTGAGTATCTCAACCTTTATCGCAAGCGGTAAAATCAAAGTAGATTTGCCAAGTGCTAGCTCTGCTAAACCGCTTGAGTCTAAGGAGAAATTAACCATCATAATAGACCAAGATGACAAATTTTATCTTGATGATACGCAAATTAGCATTGATGAGCTAAGCAATAAAATATCAATCACGCCAAAAGATACAATAGTAGAGCTAAAAAGCGATAAAGAGGCGAGATTTGATAGTTTTGTCAAAGTCATAGATATATTAAAATTAAATCATCACGAAAATTTCGCTATCATTACAGAAAGGGCACAATGA
- a CDS encoding energy transducer TonB, with amino-acid sequence MIRYISNSTKTQSFCLTTILFLPFLWLGLNVLKPITPSISADNSISLSQIIQASSKQASPTTTHNIEPIIEPIAKPIEPIQKSIKKPRHKPKPAIKPATKPIPEQVEQIATTNVSSQAPLAQVNSAEQIESFNISNSTNHPFLAAIKSAIDKEHRYPRMARKLKQQGEVVVKFTWTKDMKLKFLKIIKGSPYEILNDAALTTILDASKHFPKYDKTIEIQIPLVYKIS; translated from the coding sequence ATGATAAGATATATCTCAAATTCAACCAAAACACAATCATTTTGTCTGACTACTATACTGTTTTTACCGTTTCTTTGGCTTGGGTTAAATGTATTAAAGCCCATTACACCATCTATTAGCGCTGATAATAGCATATCTTTAAGCCAGATTATCCAAGCCTCATCCAAACAAGCCAGTCCCACCACAACTCACAATATCGAACCTATAATAGAGCCAATTGCTAAGCCAATTGAACCGATCCAAAAGTCGATCAAAAAGCCAAGACACAAACCAAAACCAGCTATAAAACCAGCTACGAAGCCGATACCAGAGCAAGTAGAACAGATAGCTACGACAAATGTTAGCTCTCAAGCCCCTTTGGCTCAAGTTAATTCAGCCGAGCAAATAGAGAGCTTTAATATCTCAAATTCAACCAATCATCCATTCTTAGCTGCGATAAAATCGGCAATTGATAAAGAGCATAGATACCCTAGAATGGCTAGAAAATTAAAACAGCAAGGCGAAGTTGTGGTGAAATTCACATGGACTAAGGATATGAAGCTTAAATTTCTTAAAATTATAAAAGGCTCACCATATGAGATATTAAACGACGCAGCATTAACCACTATTTTAGATGCGTCAAAGCACTTTCCAAAATATGATAAAACCATTGAAATTCAAATTCCATTAGTCTATAAAATATCATAA